One uncultured Pseudodesulfovibrio sp. genomic window carries:
- a CDS encoding CoB--CoM heterodisulfide reductase iron-sulfur subunit B family protein, with protein MSLCYAYYPGCSGLGTSLEYDTSTRALCKGLGIELVDIPDWNCCGSTPAHAVDHLLSACLVGRNLGIADDMAEERELDGIITPCPSCLKNLKTTQHRLADPEFHRKVELVVGRPLKAELPIKSVLQMVVEDLGLEALAKLVSKPLAGLKVVPYYGCIMVRPPQIMQFDDPENPMALDNLLTELGAEVLPFALKTDCCGASLGTTRKDVIARLSGRILEAAEEAGADAIVTACPLCQLNLDMRQSQINRANNSGYNMPVFYYTQLAGLAAGQDETSTMLDKLCVSPRTLLASLAGHTGEGA; from the coding sequence ATGAGTCTGTGTTACGCGTATTATCCGGGCTGCTCAGGGCTCGGCACCTCGCTCGAGTACGACACCTCCACCCGCGCCCTGTGCAAGGGCCTCGGCATCGAGCTGGTGGACATCCCCGACTGGAACTGTTGCGGCTCCACCCCGGCCCACGCCGTCGACCACCTGCTTTCGGCCTGTCTTGTGGGCCGGAACCTGGGCATCGCCGATGACATGGCCGAGGAACGAGAACTCGACGGCATCATCACGCCGTGCCCCAGTTGCCTGAAAAATCTCAAGACCACCCAGCACAGGCTGGCCGATCCCGAGTTCCACCGCAAGGTGGAATTGGTGGTTGGAAGGCCCCTGAAAGCCGAACTGCCCATCAAGTCCGTGCTCCAGATGGTGGTTGAAGACCTCGGCCTTGAGGCGCTGGCCAAATTGGTCAGCAAGCCGCTGGCCGGTCTCAAGGTGGTCCCCTACTACGGCTGCATCATGGTCCGCCCGCCGCAGATCATGCAGTTCGACGATCCGGAAAACCCGATGGCCCTGGACAACCTGCTGACCGAACTGGGCGCCGAGGTACTGCCTTTCGCCCTGAAGACCGACTGCTGCGGCGCGTCCCTGGGAACCACTCGCAAGGATGTCATCGCCAGACTTTCCGGGCGCATCCTGGAGGCGGCCGAGGAGGCCGGTGCCGACGCAATCGTCACCGCCTGCCCCCTGTGCCAGTTGAACCTGGACATGCGCCAGTCGCAGATCAACCGAGCCAACAACAGCGGGTACAACATGCCTGTCTTCTATTATACGCAACTTGCCGGCCTTGCCGCCGGGCAGGACGAAACGAGCACCATGCTGGACAAACTCTGTGTTAGTCCCCGCACCCTGCTCGCCTCCCTGGCCGGGCACACCGGAGAGGGGGCCTAA
- a CDS encoding 4Fe-4S dicluster domain-containing protein has product MPSSSKTFDSEFIAEVQRESEQNLALCYQCGNCTAGCPVSFAYDYPVNQIMRLVQAGRKQEALSSHAIWLCSSCETCTTRCPNDIDVARIMDVLRHMARRENIVSEKAVSAFWKAFLESVEKHGRVFELGLMANYVGKTGRMFTDVDLAPMALRKGKLGLKAHDIEKLSEIRGIFDRYREQKQ; this is encoded by the coding sequence ATGCCATCCAGCTCGAAGACCTTTGATTCAGAGTTCATCGCCGAGGTGCAGAGGGAGAGCGAACAGAATCTCGCCCTATGCTACCAATGCGGCAACTGCACTGCCGGATGCCCGGTTTCCTTCGCCTACGACTACCCGGTCAACCAGATCATGCGTCTGGTCCAGGCAGGCAGGAAGCAGGAAGCCCTGTCGTCCCACGCCATCTGGCTGTGTTCGTCCTGCGAGACCTGCACCACCCGCTGTCCCAACGACATCGACGTGGCAAGGATCATGGACGTTCTGCGCCACATGGCACGGCGGGAGAACATCGTCAGTGAAAAAGCCGTCAGTGCATTCTGGAAGGCCTTCCTGGAATCCGTGGAAAAACATGGCCGCGTTTTCGAACTCGGCCTCATGGCCAACTATGTTGGCAAGACGGGCCGCATGTTCACCGACGTGGATCTGGCCCCCATGGCCCTGCGCAAGGGCAAGCTGGGTCTTAAAGCCCACGACATCGAAAAATTGTCCGAAATCCGTGGGATATTCGACCGCTATCGGGAGCAAAAACAATGA
- a CDS encoding iron-containing alcohol dehydrogenase, giving the protein MAVTEQVNGFFIPSVTLIGIGAHKEIPAKIKALGSKKPLLVTDKGITGCGITQQIVDLLKSQKMSCVVYDETVPNPTDKNVADGVKVYKDNKCDSLITLGGGSSHDCGKGIGLVVANGGKIHDYEGVDKSTNPMPPYIAVNTTAGTASEMTRFCIITDTSRKVKMAIVDWRVTPGIALDDPLLMMGMPPALTAATGMDALTHAVEAYVSTIATPMTDACAEKAIRLIFKFLRRAVANGSDIEAREGMCYAQYLAGMAFNNASLGHVHAMAHQLGGFYDLPHGECNAILLPHVEKFNLIARVERFAEMAEMMDQNIEGMSKRNAAELCLDAIKQLSSDVGIPAGLVELGKRYGKDVKIKDIKIMTENAQKDACGLTNPRCPKDMDVMAIYEAAM; this is encoded by the coding sequence ATGGCAGTTACCGAACAAGTTAATGGCTTTTTCATCCCCAGCGTGACCCTTATCGGCATTGGCGCCCACAAGGAGATCCCGGCCAAGATCAAGGCCCTGGGCAGCAAAAAACCCCTTCTCGTGACTGACAAGGGCATCACCGGCTGCGGCATCACCCAGCAGATCGTCGACCTGCTCAAAAGCCAGAAGATGAGCTGCGTCGTTTACGACGAGACGGTCCCCAACCCCACCGACAAGAACGTTGCCGACGGCGTCAAGGTCTACAAAGACAACAAGTGTGACTCCCTGATCACCCTGGGCGGCGGCTCCTCCCATGACTGCGGCAAGGGCATCGGCCTGGTCGTGGCCAACGGCGGCAAGATCCATGACTACGAAGGCGTGGACAAGTCCACCAACCCCATGCCCCCTTACATCGCCGTTAACACCACCGCCGGTACCGCGTCCGAGATGACCCGCTTCTGCATCATCACCGACACCTCCCGCAAGGTTAAGATGGCCATCGTCGACTGGCGCGTCACTCCTGGCATCGCCCTTGACGATCCGCTGCTGATGATGGGCATGCCCCCGGCGCTGACCGCCGCCACCGGCATGGACGCCCTGACCCACGCCGTTGAGGCTTATGTTTCCACCATCGCCACCCCGATGACCGACGCCTGCGCCGAGAAGGCCATCCGCCTGATCTTCAAGTTCCTGCGCCGCGCGGTTGCCAATGGCTCGGATATTGAAGCCCGCGAAGGTATGTGCTACGCCCAGTACCTGGCCGGTATGGCTTTCAACAACGCCAGCCTCGGCCACGTACACGCCATGGCCCACCAGCTTGGCGGTTTCTATGACCTGCCGCACGGCGAATGCAACGCCATCCTCCTGCCCCATGTGGAGAAGTTCAACCTCATCGCCCGCGTTGAGCGGTTCGCCGAGATGGCCGAGATGATGGATCAGAACATCGAAGGTATGAGCAAGCGCAACGCCGCCGAGCTGTGTCTTGATGCCATCAAGCAGCTCTCCTCCGACGTCGGCATTCCCGCCGGCCTGGTCGAGCTTGGCAAGCGCTACGGTAAGGATGTCAAGATCAAGGACATCAAGATCATGACCGAAAACGCCCAGAAGGACGCTTGCGGTCTGACCAACCCGCGCTGCCCCAAGGATATGGACGTCATGGCCATATACGAAGCAGCAATGTAG
- a CDS encoding sigma-54 dependent transcriptional regulator has product MGNAYKVLVIDDEESILRLLQHELSTDERIVETAPSATIGLEKFAKGHYDVVVSDIRLPDGDGLDMLVKFKTTYPDIEVILITGHGNIDNAVEAMRIGAYDYVTKPFHLDRVEMVIERAYQRVCLQRENRSFRHSKQTVPSSKLVGNSAPIKQIKYLIGRVAPTDVAVLITGESGVGKDVVAHTIQEHSERSERPFIVKNCATLQKELMRSELFGHTRGSFTGATDNRDGLMTYADTGTLFLDEIGELPLEVQGGLLRVLEAKMYRRMGEKNERHVDIRFLFATSRNLAEEVEAGRFNEALYHRINVFNIKVPPLCQRKEDIPLLVEHFLGRMSIAMRRERLTITDKAVQCLSQYDWPGNIRELRNVLERSIILAEGGVITNQALPRELVEHVADHGDGTVFSLEEMERTHIQRALQFYDGNRLQAAKALGIGRKTLYRKIEKFGLG; this is encoded by the coding sequence ATGGGTAATGCTTACAAGGTCCTGGTCATAGACGACGAGGAATCGATCCTCAGACTGCTCCAGCACGAATTGAGCACCGACGAGCGGATCGTGGAAACGGCTCCCTCGGCCACCATCGGGCTGGAGAAATTCGCCAAGGGCCACTACGACGTGGTGGTCTCGGATATCCGCCTGCCCGACGGTGATGGTCTGGACATGCTCGTCAAGTTCAAGACCACCTATCCGGACATCGAGGTCATCCTGATCACCGGGCACGGCAACATCGACAACGCTGTCGAGGCCATGCGCATCGGGGCCTACGACTACGTTACCAAGCCCTTTCATCTCGACCGGGTGGAGATGGTCATCGAGCGGGCCTACCAGCGGGTCTGCCTGCAGCGAGAAAACCGCAGCTTCCGGCACTCCAAGCAGACCGTGCCCTCATCCAAGCTGGTGGGCAACTCAGCGCCCATCAAACAAATCAAATATCTCATCGGCCGGGTCGCCCCCACGGACGTGGCCGTGCTCATCACCGGCGAGAGCGGCGTGGGCAAGGACGTGGTCGCCCACACCATCCAGGAGCATAGTGAACGCAGCGAGCGTCCGTTCATCGTCAAGAACTGCGCCACTCTGCAAAAGGAGCTCATGCGCAGTGAGCTGTTCGGGCATACGCGCGGTTCCTTCACCGGCGCCACGGACAATCGCGACGGCCTGATGACCTACGCGGACACCGGCACCCTGTTCCTGGACGAGATCGGCGAGCTGCCCCTGGAGGTCCAGGGCGGCCTGCTCAGGGTACTCGAAGCCAAGATGTACCGCCGTATGGGCGAAAAGAACGAACGCCACGTGGACATCCGGTTCCTGTTCGCCACCAGCCGAAACCTGGCCGAAGAGGTCGAAGCCGGACGGTTCAACGAAGCGCTGTACCACCGCATCAACGTGTTCAACATCAAGGTCCCGCCCCTTTGTCAGCGCAAGGAAGACATTCCTCTGCTGGTCGAGCACTTCCTCGGCCGCATGAGCATCGCCATGCGCCGGGAGCGGCTGACCATCACCGACAAGGCCGTGCAGTGCCTGTCCCAATACGACTGGCCCGGCAACATCCGCGAACTGCGCAACGTGCTCGAGCGAAGCATCATCCTGGCGGAAGGCGGCGTGATCACCAACCAGGCCCTGCCCAGAGAACTGGTGGAGCATGTGGCGGACCATGGCGACGGCACCGTCTTCTCTCTGGAGGAGATGGAGCGCACACACATCCAGCGCGCCCTCCAGTTCTACGACGGCAACCGGCTCCAGGCGGCCAAGGCTCTGGGCATAGGCAGAAAGACATTGTACCGGAAGATAGAGAAGTTTGGATTGGGATAA
- a CDS encoding ATP-binding protein: MVSTSKTKLEDLMGLEHSKLNFFQELRQSIEKLTASHRESEDQRLEIAAILEGITDVMMVLSENLEIISVNHVFLELFPGINPIGRYCYEVFRHTNYPCHECPAFRSLSTDAVCRETAIFRVGGRNRQFQMVAAPLKNPHLPQHRVLIFKRDVTMEKEYQAKFYQAEKMATTGMLAAGVAHEVNNPLAAVAGFAEGLKRRLPRLEGVVDEDLYEDFKEYTDTILKECSRCQKIVQTLLTFSRPMMADFTQVCVNRVVKDTIRILQHHFKNHPKLKVSMSLDETLPMIYGDEAQLKQVALNLLTNAVDAIGEEGELCVSTTMHEGGVRMAVSDTGCGIPEKNLDKLFEPFFTTKPVGKGIGIGLATCYHIVQDHGGEITVNSELGTGTCFSVTLPLGKRGRHG; this comes from the coding sequence ATGGTGAGTACTTCCAAGACGAAACTCGAAGATCTCATGGGGCTTGAGCACAGCAAGCTCAACTTCTTTCAGGAACTGCGACAGAGCATTGAGAAACTGACCGCCAGCCACCGGGAGTCCGAAGACCAGCGGCTGGAGATCGCGGCCATTCTCGAGGGCATCACCGATGTCATGATGGTCCTCTCCGAAAACCTCGAGATCATCTCGGTCAACCATGTCTTTCTGGAACTGTTCCCGGGCATCAACCCCATCGGCCGGTATTGCTACGAAGTGTTCCGGCACACCAACTACCCGTGCCATGAATGTCCGGCCTTCCGGTCCCTGAGCACGGATGCGGTCTGCCGCGAGACCGCCATCTTCCGCGTGGGCGGACGCAACCGGCAATTCCAGATGGTCGCGGCTCCCCTGAAGAATCCCCACCTGCCCCAACACCGGGTGCTGATCTTCAAGCGGGACGTGACCATGGAAAAGGAATATCAGGCCAAGTTCTACCAGGCCGAAAAAATGGCCACCACCGGCATGCTCGCCGCGGGCGTGGCCCACGAGGTCAACAACCCCCTGGCCGCCGTGGCCGGTTTCGCGGAAGGGCTCAAACGCCGCCTGCCCCGCCTGGAGGGTGTGGTTGACGAGGATCTCTACGAGGACTTCAAGGAATACACGGACACCATCCTCAAGGAGTGTTCTCGCTGCCAGAAGATCGTCCAGACCCTGCTGACCTTCAGCCGCCCGATGATGGCGGACTTCACCCAGGTCTGCGTCAACCGGGTGGTCAAGGACACCATCCGCATCCTGCAGCATCATTTCAAGAACCACCCCAAGCTCAAGGTATCCATGTCCCTGGATGAAACGCTGCCCATGATCTACGGCGACGAGGCGCAGCTGAAACAGGTCGCCCTCAACCTTCTGACCAACGCGGTGGACGCCATCGGGGAGGAAGGGGAGCTGTGCGTGTCCACCACCATGCACGAGGGTGGCGTGCGCATGGCCGTGAGCGACACCGGCTGCGGCATCCCGGAAAAGAACCTGGACAAGCTCTTCGAGCCGTTCTTCACCACCAAACCCGTCGGCAAGGGCATCGGTATCGGTCTGGCGACCTGCTATCATATTGTCCAGGACCACGGCGGGGAAATCACGGTCAACAGCGAGTTGGGCACCGGAACCTGTTTCTCGGTCACCCTGCCCCTGGGTAAACGAGGCCGACATGGGTAA
- a CDS encoding iron-containing alcohol dehydrogenase — protein MLITKFAIPEVIFGNGSIKYLAPCARRLGAKRVLLVSDPGVEKAGWVEVVMDLLRKDSIECVYFNEVSSNPRDVQVHKGAELYVENGADVIVGIGGGSPIDAAKGISTIVGNGGKIRDYEGANMIMRPLPPMIFIPSTAGSGSDVSQFCIITDVERQVKMSIISRSLVPNLSIIDPMLLRTKSRELIAASAVDALAHAVESYVSRMASPFTEPQSMQAIQLFMENIREAVDSKSPEALKNLSIASTAAGMAFSNAGLGIAHSLAHSIGGRFDVLHGMVHPVLLPSVMRFNLMSRPQKLANVGFQITGVQCRSEEKQAMLGIEYLEKLFLELGATCRLNDILPDDSELELLCHKALPDACTLTNPREASCEDLMSICEAAW, from the coding sequence ATGCTCATCACGAAATTCGCCATTCCGGAAGTCATTTTCGGCAACGGCAGCATCAAATACCTTGCGCCATGTGCTCGACGACTCGGAGCCAAACGGGTCCTGCTGGTCAGCGACCCAGGGGTCGAGAAGGCGGGCTGGGTCGAGGTCGTCATGGACCTGCTGCGCAAGGACTCCATAGAGTGCGTCTATTTCAATGAAGTCAGCTCCAATCCACGCGACGTGCAGGTCCACAAGGGCGCCGAGCTGTACGTGGAAAACGGGGCCGACGTCATCGTCGGCATCGGCGGGGGCAGCCCCATCGACGCCGCCAAGGGCATATCCACCATCGTAGGCAACGGCGGCAAGATCCGGGACTACGAGGGCGCGAACATGATCATGCGTCCGCTGCCCCCGATGATCTTCATCCCCTCCACAGCGGGAAGCGGTTCGGACGTCTCCCAGTTCTGCATCATCACCGATGTGGAACGGCAGGTGAAGATGTCCATCATCAGCCGCTCGCTGGTCCCCAACCTGTCCATCATCGACCCCATGCTCCTGCGGACCAAGAGCCGGGAGCTGATCGCCGCCTCGGCCGTGGATGCCCTGGCCCACGCCGTGGAATCCTATGTGTCGCGGATGGCCTCGCCCTTTACCGAGCCCCAGTCCATGCAGGCCATTCAGCTGTTCATGGAAAACATCCGGGAAGCGGTGGATTCCAAGTCCCCGGAGGCGCTCAAGAACCTGAGCATCGCCAGTACGGCGGCCGGAATGGCGTTCAGCAACGCGGGCCTCGGCATCGCCCACTCTCTGGCCCATTCCATCGGCGGGCGGTTCGACGTTCTGCACGGCATGGTCCATCCCGTGCTGCTCCCCTCGGTCATGCGCTTCAACCTCATGTCCCGGCCCCAAAAGCTGGCGAACGTGGGTTTCCAGATCACCGGCGTGCAGTGCCGGTCCGAAGAGAAGCAGGCCATGCTCGGCATCGAATACCTGGAGAAGCTGTTCCTGGAACTGGGCGCCACCTGCCGGTTGAACGACATCCTGCCCGACGACAGCGAACTGGAACTGCTCTGCCACAAGGCACTGCCCGACGCCTGCACCCTGACCAACCCCAGGGAAGCGAGCTGTGAAGATCTGATGAGCATATGCGAGGCTGCATGGTGA